The DNA segment TGGCATCTAGATGCTCTGTCTTATCCATTAAATCACGTACAACCGTGCTCGAAAAATCTATCCCTCGATAATCATCTGCTCCAAATAGGTTGTAATTCCAGGGTATATTCTGGGAAAACCAACTTTTTTCTAATGTCCACGCTGTGAAAGTCACAGCTCTTTTCGCGTTGGGGAAATCTTTTTTAAGAATATGTCCAATGTCAATTAGGTAATTTGATAAAGCTTCCTCCGGCATTGTTTCTCTTGTATTCCAAAATGGTTCATCCAAAGGGTCAAAGGCGTAGATTATATTCTCAAATAATTTGAGATTATCCTTTGCGGCCTTCCAATGTTCCAGATAATCCTGTCGTTTAATCCAATTACCTGATTCCCTGGTAAAAAATACTCGACGTACATCGACCCATAATTTTAGACCTTGCATTCTTGCAATCAGCATTTGGTCGATATTATTGTGTCTTACATCAACAAATGTGGCGAATGAGGCTACAGTCGAAATATCCTCGTCATCTGCATAAAGACCGGTGCGGTATAATCCAAACTCCTGCAAATGTTCAGGTACAGCATTTTTGTCGGATGTTAGAATTGGGGTCGCAATTTTGCCATGCACAACTATTATTTTTGGCAGTGTTAGGTCTTCGGCTGGAGTATATTGTTGCTCCTGTGCCAGGGCAAAGAGAGGCAATATTATTGATAAAGTAACAGATGCTGCCTTAGTGGATAAGCCTCCTTGCATTTCTAATCTCCGTTTTAAATAGGAATAAAGGCCAAATTTCAGAAACTCCGTATGGAGTTAATCATTTATTTTCAAGCGTTTAAGATCGATTTCTAATGGTATCATTTTTGTAGGAGTGGTCCATGGCCGCGATCGCATTATAACGTCGATCGCGGCCATGGACCACTCCTACAGGGTATTTAACCGATTGGTAAACCGGCCACGCATATTTTTGTCGCAATAGATCAATTCACCGCGATACAGCGTCGCCCGCACATTCCCGTTACCGTCGAGCACGGCGATATCCGCATCCTTGCCGCAGGCAATCGATCCGGTGCGGTCGTCAATACCCAGAAACTTTGCCGGCGACAGGCTGGCCATATGCACCGCATCGCGAAAGTCGATACCCGCCAGCCTGTGCAGGTTAGCCACCGCCCTCTCCAGGGTCAGGGTGCTGCCGGCCAGTGAGCCGCTATTGGTCCTGGCGATACCCTGTTTCAGATCCACTTCCATTTTCCCCAACATGTAACGCCCGTCCGTCAGGCCACCGGCATTGATACAGTCGCTGATCAGAGTGATTTTCCTCGGTTCCTTTAATTTGCAGATCATCTGCAGTATCGCCGGGTGCAAGTGCACACCGTCGGCGATCACTTCCACATTGACATCTTCCATCAGCACGGCGCCAGTGCAGCCGGGGTCGCGGTGGTGGATGCCGCGCATGCCGTTGAATACGTGCACGCCACCGCAGGCGCCGGCGGCCAGTGCCGCGACGGTCTGCTCGTAATCTGCGTCGGTGTGCCCCAGCATCACCTTTACGCCTTTTTCCGTCAGGTAGGGGATTATCTCTGTGGCCCCTTCAATTTCGGGCGCCAGAGCCAGCACTTTCAGTTGTCCGTGGGCGGCCTTCAGCAGTGCGTCGATACGCTCACGGCTCGGAGTGAGGAAGTAGTGCTCGTTGTGTGCGCCCTTGTGTTTGCAGGCAAAGAAAAGTCCTTCGCTGTAGCCGCCCAGCACCTGGGCACCGGGCTGGGTGGTCAGTGCGGCGCGGCCAAGGTTGTCCATCGCGGCCAGGGTCTCTTCCCAGCTGCTGGTCACGGTGGTGGCGAGAAAGCCGGTGACGCCGTGGCGGGCCAGGGAGCGGGAGATGGTATCCAGCGCTTCCGGAGTGGCGTCCATCACGTCGCAGCCCTCACGGCCGTGGATATGCAGGTCGATCATGCCGGGAACCAGGATCGCGCCCGGCAGTTCTATCAACGGCAGTTCGCCACCGGGTGTGTCGGTAATGTCGGCGATACGGCCGTCCTCTATGCGCAGGCAGTGATCGGCCAGGTCCTCTGTTTCGGTGATTGCGCGCGCGGCCCTGAGGTAATAGTTG comes from the Microbulbifer sp. MI-G genome and includes:
- the nagA gene encoding N-acetylglucosamine-6-phosphate deacetylase; translation: MKTDNYYLRAARAITETEDLADHCLRIEDGRIADITDTPGGELPLIELPGAILVPGMIDLHIHGREGCDVMDATPEALDTISRSLARHGVTGFLATTVTSSWEETLAAMDNLGRAALTTQPGAQVLGGYSEGLFFACKHKGAHNEHYFLTPSRERIDALLKAAHGQLKVLALAPEIEGATEIIPYLTEKGVKVMLGHTDADYEQTVAALAAGACGGVHVFNGMRGIHHRDPGCTGAVLMEDVNVEVIADGVHLHPAILQMICKLKEPRKITLISDCINAGGLTDGRYMLGKMEVDLKQGIARTNSGSLAGSTLTLERAVANLHRLAGIDFRDAVHMASLSPAKFLGIDDRTGSIACGKDADIAVLDGNGNVRATLYRGELIYCDKNMRGRFTNRLNTL